One region of Vigna angularis cultivar LongXiaoDou No.4 chromosome 10, ASM1680809v1, whole genome shotgun sequence genomic DNA includes:
- the LOC108335531 gene encoding xyloglucan O-acetyltransferase 1, whose product MKGANSIKDQSLTNRLLPCTLHILLPIPLLPMVLLSLYFYPFSPSPSPSPPTKLPSSSSTSTPLPPSAVLADKDKDYVFDTPCDYSNGRWVGDKRDPLYNGTTCATIKESQNCMINGRQDSSYLYWRWKPYQCHLPRFEPNTFLQLITNKHLAFVGDSLARNQIESLLCLLATVSAPKRVHHKGSRRWHFASHNASLSLYWSPFLVQGVQRSNTGPLHNVIHLDRNEKWTKDVDEMDLIVLSVGNWFLVPSVYYEGGKVLGCLNCEGLEYSDIGFYGPLRKALRATLNRIIEKKVDKGNGVNVIVRTFSPSHFEGDWDKEGSCPKTRPYVKGEMKVGEVDEEIRRIEMEEVENAKVKAKEFRGFSFEALDVTKLSWLRPDGHPGAYMNHFPFGNNGVSGRVQNDCVHWCLPGPIDSWNEILLEMIKTQDCRLSLFNLSH is encoded by the exons ATGAAAGGTGCAAACTCAATCAAAGATCAATCTCTCACCAACAGACTTCTTCCTTGTACACTCCATATTTTACTCCCAATACCTCTACTACCTATGGTTCTTCTCTCCCTTTACTTTTACCctttttctccttctccttctccatcTCCACCAACTaagcttccttcttcttcttctacttccacTCCTCTTCCTCCTTCTGCAG TCTTGGCAGACAAGGACAAGGACTATGTTTTTGATACTCCGTGTGACTACTCTAATGGCAGATGGGTCGGTGACAAGAGAGACCCTTTGTATAATGGCACAACCTGTGCGACAATCAAAGAAAGCCAGAATTGTATGATCAATGGGAGGCAGGACTCCAGCTACCTTTACTGGAGATGGAAACCATATCAGTGTCATCTTCCAAGGTTTGAGCCTAACACTTTTCTTCAACTCATTACCAACAAGCATCTTGCTTTTGTTGGGGACTCTCTGGCTAGGAACCAAATAGAGTCCCTTCTTTGCTTGCTAGCCACCGTGTCAGCACCTAAACGTGTCCACCACAAAGGGTCCCGGCGGTGGCACTTTGCTTCTCACAATGCAAGCCTGTCCCTCTATTGGTCCCCATTTCTTGTGCAAGGGGTTCAAAGATCAAACACAGGGCCACTTCATAACGTAATCCATTTGGACCGTAATGAGAAGTGGACAAAGGATGTGGATGAAATGGACTTGATTGTGCTGTCAGTTGGAAATTGGTTTTTGGTTCCTTCAGTTTACTACGAGGGTGGTAAGGTTTTAGGTTGCTTAAACTGTGAAGGTCTTGAGTACAGTGATATTGGATTTTATGGTCCACTAAGAAAGGCTCTGAGGGCTACTCTTAATAGGATAATAGAGAAGAAAGTTGATAAAGGAAATGGAGTTAATGTGATAGTGAGAACATTCTCACCTTCCCATTTTGAGGGTGATTGGGATAAGGAGGGTAGTTGTCCAAAGACTAGACCTTACGTAAAGGGAGAGATGAAAGTTGGAGAAGTGGATGAAGAGATCAGAAGGattgaaatggaagaagtggaaaatGCTAAGGTAAAAGCCAAAGAGTTTAGAGGGTTTAGTTTTGAGGCACTTGATGTAACAAAATTATCATGGTTGAGACCAGATGGGCATCCAGGAGCTTATATGAATCATTTTCCATTTGGTAATAATGGCGTTTCAGGGCGTGTGCAGAATGATTGCGTTCATTGGTGCTTGCCAGGGCCTATAGACTCCTGGAATGAGATCTTGCTGGAGATGATCAAAACCCAAGACTGCAGATTatcactttttaatttatcacacTGA
- the LOC108335406 gene encoding xyloglucan O-acetyltransferase 1, with translation MITAKNKNHSVFLHSSLLKTQKGKSIARRKGLNMGTNDLFNRDKSLSLMKRLLPWTLCVLLPISFFYPLPFSPFPNPHLSLSSNNTITYLSSFSASASPPSSPEREKTNATKCDYFNGEWVSDSRGPLYNDTTCGTIKEGRNCITHGRTDLEYLKWRWKPIECNLPRFEPQTFLQLIKNKHVAFVGDSMARNQLESLLCMLATASTPKLVYSNKTGKENQFSRWNFPSFNATVSLYWSPFLVYGIEKSSTDPNNKLYLDHVDERWARDMDEMDLIVLSFGHWFLIPAVYHEGDSVLGCHYCPGLNHTEIGFYDVLRKALRTTLKSIVDRRGAKGRGIDVIVTTFTPHHFEGEWDKAGACPKTEPYRNEEKILEGMNAEMRKIEIEEVEEAKAKARRRLRLEALDVTKLAFLRPDGHPGPYMNPSPFVNGNVKHVQNDCVHWCLPGPIDTWNEILLEMMKNWENQLRSEN, from the exons ATGATCActgcaaaaaacaaaaaccacagtgtttttcttcattcttctctGTTGAAAACACAGAAGGGGAAAAGCATAGCAAGAAGAAAGGGTTTGAACATGGGAACTAATGACTTATTCAACAGAGACAAATCCCTCTCCCTCATGAAGAGACTTCTTCCATGGACTCTCTGTGTCCTCCTTCCCATTTCATTCTTTTACCCTTTACCCTTTTCTCCATTTCCTAATCCTCATCTTTCCCTTTCCTCCAACAACACCATCACCtacctttcttctttttctgctTCTGCTTCTCCACCTTCTTCTCCAG AAAGGGAAAAAACTAATGCGACTAAATGTGACTATTTCAATGGTGAATGGGTGAGTGACAGTAGGGGTCCTTTGTACAATGATACAACATGCGGTACTATCAAAGAAGGTAGGAACTGCATAACACATGGAAGGACTGACTTGGAATATCTAAAATGGAGATGGAAACCAATTGAGTGCAATCTTCCAAGGTTTGAGCCTCAAACTTTTCTCCAACTCATTAAGAACAAGCATGTAGCTTTTGTGGGGGACTCTATGGCAAGGAACCAATTAGAGTCCCTTCTGTGCATGTTAGCCACTGCTTCAACTCCTAAACTTGTCTACAGCAACAAAACTGGAAAGGAAAACCAGTTCAGCAGGTGGAACTTTCCCTCATTCAATGCAACTGTTTCCTTGTATTGGTCTCCTTTTCTTGTGTATGGCATTGAAAAATCAAGCACTGACCCTAATAACAAATTGTACTTGGATCATGTGGACGAGAGATGGGCAAGGGACATGGATGAAATGGACTTGATTGTGTTATCATTTGGGCATTGGTTTTTGATTCCAGCAGTTTACCATGAGGGAGATTCAGTCTTAGGTTGCCATTACTGTCCTGGTCTTAATCACACTGAGATTGGTTTTTATGATGTGTTGAGAAAAGCCCTGAGGACCACCTTGAAGAGCATAGTTGATAGGAGAGGAGCTAAAGGCAGAGGAATTGATGTGATTGTGACGACATTTACACCACATCATTTTGAAGGAGAGTGGGATAAGGCTGGTGCTTGTCCAAAGACTGAGCCTTATAGGAATGAGGAGAAGATACTTGAAGGAATGAATGCTGAGATGAGAAAGATTGAgattgaagaagtggaagaagccAAGGCAAAAGCCAGGAGAAGGTTAAGGTTGGAGGCATTGGATGTGACCAAGTTAGCATTTCTGAGACCAGATGGCCATCCAGGTCCTTATATGAACCCTTCTCCATTTGTTAATGGGAATGTAAAGCATGTGCAGAATGATTGTGTTCATTGGTGCTTGCCTGGACCTATAGACACATGGAATGAGATTCTTCTGGAGATGATGAAGAACTGGGAAAATCAACTAAGGAGTGAAAACTGA
- the LOC128194424 gene encoding uncharacterized protein LOC128194424, translating into MDRSWINLIRTTNGYESGVEQFLEFAKMNVPDNNGRFYCPCVNCLNERKLPTEVIREHVLCDGFLKSYTKWTWHGELIDMPSVSDSQVEVKEVDLKMGDRLEDMICDVGHDSFQRAHMYDSLCNDAEKPLYSECTKYTRLSAVLKLFNVKARNGWTDKSFTELLELLSDMLPEGNTLPTRNYDAKKILCPMGMEYKKIHACPNDCILYKSEFAKLHQCPQCGVSRYKQKEGEFECDSKGPPAKVLWYLPLVPRLKRLFSNSNDAKLMRWHADGRIKDGNLRHPADAMQWKNFDSMFPNFCKDSRNIRFGLATDGMNPYGNLSSKHSSWPVMLVIYNLPPWLCMKRKYVMLSLMISGPRQPGNDIDVYLAPLVEDLKMLLMI; encoded by the coding sequence ATGGATCGAAGTTGGATAAATTTGATACGTACAACAAATGGATATGAGAGTGGAGTAGAACAATTTCTTGAATTTGCAAAGATGAATGTTCCAGACAATAACGGAAGATTCTATTGTCCGTGTGTTAATTGTTTGAATGAGCGAAAACTACCAACTGAAGTTATTCGAGAGCATGTTCTATGTGATGGATTCCTAAAGAGCTACACAAAGTGGACATGGCATGGTGAATTAATAGACATGCCAAGTGTAAGTGACTCTCAAGTAGAAGTAAAAGAAGTTGATTTAAAGATGGGTGATCGGTTAGAGGACATGATATGTGATGTCGGACATGATTCCTTCCAACGTGCTCATATGTATGACAGCTTGTGCAATGACGCAGAAAAACCTTTATATTCAGAATGCACTAAGTATACTCGATTGTCAGCTGTGTTAAAATTGTTCAATGTGAAGGCAAGAAATGGGTGGACTGATAAAAGCTTCACAGAGTTGCTTGAGTTGTTGAGTGACATGCTTCCTGAAGGTAACACATTGCCAACACgcaattatgatgcgaagaagaTATTGTGTCccatgggtatggagtataaaaaaattcatgcatGCCCAAATGATTGTATTTTGTACAAGAGCGAGTTTGCCAAGTTACATCAATGTCCACAATGTGGGGTATCACGATACAAACAAAAAGAGGGTGAGTTTGAATGTGATAGTAAGGGTCCTCCTGCAAAAGTCTTATGGTATCTTCCTCTTGTTCCACGATTGAAACGCTTGTTCAGTAACTCAAATGATGCAAAACTCAtgagatggcatgcagatggaCGTATAAAAGATGGGAATTTGAGGCATCCAGCAGATGCAATGCAGTGGAAGAATTTTGATTCCATGTTCCCTAATTTCTGTAAAGATTCAAGAAACATTAGGTTTGGACTTGCTACAGATGGAATGAATccatatggaaacttgagcagTAAACATAGCTCGTGGCCTGTGATGTTAGTGATTTACAATTTACCTCCATGGTTGTGTATGAAACGCAAATATGTGATGTTATCCTTGATGATCTCGGGTCCAAGACAACCAGGAAAcgacattgatgtttatttagCCCCATTAGTTGAAGATTTAAAGATGTTATTGATGATTTAA